From the Rattus norvegicus strain BN/NHsdMcwi chromosome 15, GRCr8, whole genome shotgun sequence genome, the window AAGATGGCTACCTCATGGCATgtaagtgtgcagtgtgtgatcaacagatcccccttaaggaaatgcattttctagttgagcaggaggatttggttgtcaatcctccagtttcttgcatgaagctaacatcacagaaagttttgtaaatgttcaaagagatgaacaactggatgagacctaggagagTGTCTGGATAAGGTGGAGAAGGTTAAACtggtttgacttggtttatgCTTAGATATCAGGAAAACCTGCCCTTGATGCGTCATTCATCCTACCTGAGGTTGCTTTTTACACggattttcatactggcttccccacagatccttgttgtttccttaatggactcttccagtgcaatctgttcccatagaagctccctgttctcatgccgtgctctctgggcattgttcttcagctcaaacaactcagttaggagggggcagaagctgcggctgagacacaaagaaaaaatggtgactcccagccagtctccaacttcctcccacttctccaaGTCCATTGCTCCTTCTAGGGTCCTGATCGGAAGAGAGCCCCAGATTATAGTCCAAGTCCAGAATAGCCATGGAGCATGACCTAGAGTcaggtcaaatggagaaaagagcaacattccagaagactcagggcacttctcaaaaacctgacatcattgattcaagtttttcccagaagaggacataatccctatgtgtgcttatttgtccattttattagaatgtcacttggaggccaatctttctgtgtcctgtgtgtgtgtgtgtgtgtgtgtgtgtgtgtgtgtgtgtcctgtcacAGCCCCAGAGCATCAAGATTGATTGATAACTCCATCATTGTGCACACATTTTCTATGTACAGGATCCCTATTAGGGAAGGACAATGATTGAAGAATCTCACAGTCTCTTTCCATTTGGTCAAACTATCTACAAGAGGTAAAAATCCTAGAGCCTTCCTTAGACACAGGCTTCCTGGTCTGCTTCAAACACTATAAAGCCTGATCCTCACTTTACTTCAAACATAAGAATGGGCTGACACATGCTGTgcctagtgctggggtcacagccttgtaagttactcaccagtaccagtcattttccagtgtgAGGTGTGTACATTTGACCAAAGCTCTATTGACCTGctcgctcattttcttcatgtcggtCATCACTTCCTCGTGCTGCTTCATGAGCATCTCGGACTCAAAGTTGTTCCTGTGGTAAGGCATGGTCCAAGGATGaaataacattatgaatgaaGGATTCAAGAATTACATGAATTCAGACTGAATCCTGAACTACCCCAGCCTAGGACATGCCACACCTTGATCCTTGGTATTGCGTCCATTTGCTATTTATAAGTTTATTATTatggacacagggacagcagTGCCAGCAAACAAAAGGAGGGAGCTGATTTGCTTGAGCTCCCTGAGGGAGTTTGAAGGAATTGACTAGCTTGCCAAGAACATTCGAGGACCCTGTGCCACGATCCAGGCTCCAACTTAAACCCATGAAGACTATTCTCCTGTTCTTAGGTAACAATTCTCAATCATAGaatctattgctacatgaaaacccaaaggaacatgaacagtatttacagggaaaagaatttataacacgcaccaggagattcccatgtgcgtccacctgagcagatgtgaaatgttCTACTGCTCACAGTGAGGCTCTCAGCCTCATCATTATCATGCCATGAAAATTGACACAGGATAATTCTCAGGCCAAATCAGAACATAGAATACCCAGATCTTAAGtgatacacaaaaacacactcacacatgcatacacacacacatactcacacaaaacacattctctctctctctctctctctctctctctctctctctctctctctctctctttctctctctcgcaAATACAATTAGAATGCCAATTAAATACAAGGCTGTGGCATTATCTCCAAATACAGTGAATATAATCAGAGAACACCAATGATCCCCTGTTGTCATTCCAGTCACACACTATGCGGCAACAAGTGGGATTAGgcccctccagctcttcacaggacctactgaacccaaagcacctccaCGTCAATTACAACAATGATTGGTCATAATCAGATCACCTAGAAATTCCCACAAGCCAACACCTGTCCAGGCTTCTTAAACCACACACCTAGAGCTCACACACTAGTACACTCACTCCCAGACTGTGATTCAGGCCACAGGCTATTATTTACGTTTGTAGGAATTaaaatagcctgtgccaccatctcTTTCCCATCTGGACTTCACATTCTGATGCAATCAGGAAAGTGATTTTGACCATGAGGAcaccctggagttgtagcctactgtgatgtgaggaaatgtggatttaacagaagttgcattgtgactacctgtcatttaaattctttcccgGGTAATCTGCCAGGAttctcctgagttcatctctctccttctgcatctTCTGGAGAGCAATTTTGATGTTCTCCAGacgcttcattctctcctcctcaacaggtgtcatggagggttgggatgatgccttctgatcagactctgtaggtagataaacaccagtgaacaggcatatatgtggacaCAGTGTCAAGGAAAACTATGCTTAGTctaaaacagaagtctgaggatgaacagttctacagatacagtgaatccctgacagagcaagaaagctATCTTTAAGCTGAACTCAGCTAGGTCCCTGTTCCCCACCATCATCGCCATAGGATGACATATGCCATCATAGatatagaccacacctcctaaagccattcctctggcactgaaattctaaagctggcctaaacaagaagaattggaggacgttctcagctaatgtctgatgtgaggcaggtaagtccttgagttcaaactgcttaacatcttgaatccctaatcatgtgtgttcaaggacaaagtaactgagaccttgatatatgaccaggagagtatccctcttggcatcaattacccaagtaatctacaggacactgctgagaatgaagtgTTTCAACAGCCGATCCTGTTATTCTTTGTTATTCTTATAAAGGctcatcctggtattctttgacactTCCCATGGTGTTAAAGAGATCCAAGGAAAGCCCCTTGACATATAacagttcttggttttctgtcaaactaatgatcagaaattgttgaatctgggtcagccatttaggaagactgaggctctaaatcatacgtcctactcctggaaggaccagctcaagccaacctcctccaggaatcccccttgccctgcccagtactcacttgACCTCCTCAAGGACCTTTCCATTCGTCTTCTTCTCCAACGTGATGGAgggctggcctccctctgccttggtctggtgcctgcatggatatgattgtccctccgaaagagactgaggatcctggagaacatgcctcctcggGAACACATTAGGAAAAGAAGGGAAATcgctcaggcagttggtgtcaccacaacactggtgacatcacagaacattctagtgtctcctggatacaagagaatttccagggaagacactaccggtgatgtcactgggaaatgccatagcttacttGCTAACTACCTCTACCAGACTGACCAGGTTCTGCAGTGGttttccagagactcacttttgagccaggaacacccattcgctcactctccttccagagcttcagagttctcactgcttcattacaactcagttgctgaggagagggagagttgtatCAGGCCTTGAAATGGATAGAACATCTTTGTTAACAGCCATAGATCTAAAGACCGTGGATGATGGATATTCTTCTTcctgaaatgtataaacccaGGGTCCATGCATGTGACAAATAGTCCAATTCCCACAATTTTTACTGTTCTCCAGAGGCCAATATTTTTTTCCTacacctttaaatgtatgcaagCTGGAGTATGTTGTTTCATGGAGTGTACCTTGAGAGGGGGCATGGTTTCAATATATTCACccatgttttttcctgaaatctctgtcttaccatcccattttgtgcaatggaaactcccttttCCTGGCAAAATGCTTCTCAGGTATAGGGCAAATATCAAATTGTAATctttctgtccattcttaaagttaaaatccccaaaagtgagggaactgagacccaagccagagccatggaggggcaaaatgcagaggtgctgctggccaaggaagagcaggaggaagtagAGAAGCTTTAGCACATCATGGTGCACAGGGAGCTAGAACTGGAGTTGGACCTGGGCAACCTGCTGGCTTCACTCAAGAGGACCTACAGGGTGCTTAACCATCATTTATAACTCGGTatctggtgccctcctctggccacCGAGGGAACTGCATTCAGATgaaccacagacaaaagtcagccaaagaacaattcaccaaaataaataaaaatgaatacatttttctttcgAAAAGCCATACACATGTATGGTCaagtcaaacaaaacccaaggaaacacaagaaatgaaatatttcacaacaacccaagagtgcaagaaacagcataaaaacaatctcttaaacCTATAATcattctatatgtatttcttgaaatagcagttgcaGTAAGCAaccaggctgtaatgctcttataagttccatagACCCATCAACCCTTGTCACagtctccacctgtttgattttttcttaagcacaaatatgtgtgagttagaatcccgAGTCTGTCTGGGATCAGACTGTAAACTGTAGTcagtgtaacactggcaatcattaaccacaatctttaagtttccctccTAACCCCAGAGCAcagccataactttggaaagcaaaactcaccctccaccaaactatctatcctccaaaatccagtctctccaaaacaccaagtccattcctcatgctaTAAAGTATGGCAGCCAAGCCTTGCATATGAAGGAACGatggtgcaggctctaatacctcaGCAAAGAgacatttccctaaattcttttaaaGTCCGGTTTCCAtgagttatattaaaatattatcccaatctagacctgtttccctggcttggctcatgccacgtgttgtctacaatgactccagttttaagccaactttctgttaccaatgttaaaaattttaaccatacccaataacttaaaagccagtgacctggggttggggatttaattcagtggtagagctcttgcctaggaagcgcaaggccctgggtttggtccccagctcagaaaaaaagaaccaaaaaaaaaaaaaagccagtaacctatagccaagacatgtagagcgtattatacatttaaaaccaaacagaaaaaaatgaagtgattatacatatctttagtatttagatcaattaccatttttactttttgtagctatcattttaaatgaagcaccttgttacctgttgaatccaataatcacagtcacagatttctctaagagaaacagacacCAGCTCCCTTACCATAGTAGCTTTGAAGCTACTGGCACTTTTAAGACCAGCTAGTGTagacatttagccagccccctggggagcttccccagtggacagacctaggctcctagctacctTCCTCCATTGAGGccggatccagtcagagacacacatgacagttaacaccagagataaccagttatctaggatgcagggctccaaaggtcaattgaaactgtttttatttatttgttcttttcttgaaaggacttaaaactaaatcaaggggggaatcaaccagcatttaaagttttcaccattttttcttttaagcatgaaacacaaaacattcaagcaacgagaagcaaaacccagacataaattgacatccgtggacagcttggtgcaacaaggacagacaatacacatagagggaaggagctagatggtgtcccaccaaaaggACCCAGATATTCTTCTTAacggacccagaaccagaaataagcacttctctaATAGGAGtcagcaaggaggcaggatgtccctaggagagctcttaaaaagcttaatctcattttccttcttttgccaaagcatctgtggagagtctgggaggactgtttttctcaaaccattttctctcttgtctagggtgtaaactgtctctaatcagggtccaaagactaaaagcatctatgagaattgactttgcttctctagattttagcataactctaaaagaacacgtacacaaaaacattttaccattattaccttgtccctttttacaaggtttattCACCACTatcccaaatctttattttcttttgcatgTGCTTTCAATTCCCACGGTCCTTCTGTATCCTGCTTACTGGGACCTTTCCTGGCCCATTTTCCCCAATGTGTCCCTCCTACACTGGTGGGCTTCCTGGGACCATCTCGTCAGGTTGTCCTCTCTTTCCCGATcttggtgggacctccatttgatgATGCCTGTGTCATCAGGACACTGAGGACCGGGCATAGGCCTATTAAGagttaagaagaaacacacacttgGGTCATTCGTGTTAAAAGAATGCTCTccgggctttactgagatctccttatataccagaggcaaaagccgtggaaaaacaataaagcaggtgaaaatccccaaccaggaaagtAAGAAAACAGGAGAAGTCTGCATCGTGGCAAGTCCTGGCCGCAACagaggggcataaacaacttcttaacatcaataagctgaaaggctcagcaagaGGAATGGGTGCCATGGAAGGTcctggccccaaatcaggggccgAGAGCAGCTGCCAAGAGTGTAAACAACTTTTGGCCACAGCAGGCTGAAAGGCacagcgagggggaagggaaacactccaaggtagggcccaacaggctaatataaaaatgtatttgaaaaactaaaacactatatatcaagaaaaataattaaaatgtgctaCATATCTAAGCACAACATTCATAATAGAAAaaactcaaatgactgagaaattcataagaaatattcatcatTCTTGTATATCacacaaatgcaaatcaaaattactctgAGATCACTTTTCATATTAGTCAGTATGACTAAGGTTAATAACACATGTGACAACTCAAGTTGACTgggttatggagcaaggggaacattcataGTCTCCTGGTGAAaaggcaaacttctacagcaacttcgGAAATCAGTATGATGGTTCTTCAGGAAGGTGAAAATTGTTGTACCTTAAGATACAACTCCAGGTCTTATGTCcagatgttgattcatcctagaaTAGAGACctttgctcaaccatgttcagtgAAGCTCATTTATAATActtagaatttggaaatatttaagttGTCCCTTAATGGacgaatgcataaagaaaatgtggtgcatttacagacTGCATTTCTGCTTAACAATtacaaaaggcaaaaaggaagcatgcactatgcaggacaatgaatggatctagtaAAAGTCATTCTGGATGAGGTAATCCAGGCTGAAAAAGAcaaatgggatacatattcacttaaatgtggatgttagctgttgattcttcaatctgtgtgactgtatgatcagtttagtgtgagGGTCTAGGGACGTGGGCCAGATTGTCCTCATTTAGGGAAGTACAAGTTTACTCATGGAtggctgagggacactgtcaggatcaggaatgtgaaatgtgaagagacagggagagggaagcaATGGAGGGAACATAGAGAGGGACAGCTAAAATGAGGCACTGTATCGAAGCCTAAgagagtagaaaccctaactgctttttaaattgttttataaaggtaactaatgatttattataggtgcaagGAGAGAAGTTAAAATGTTGATTGGGttcatctatgtgaaatttcaataataagtaagtcAAAACAATTATGGATTTtgactttcaatgaacctgttacagataatgaatatctaGTCCTTAAGGAGACATCTGTTACCATCTATTATACACTAGTCATTTTATTTGGTTACaattcaaatgtcatccccatcaTTGGTCTCTCCACTTTGAACCCCCATACCCTCCcaatcctctttgtttctaagagggcactcctccacctacctacccacttccacttcacccctctagcatcccccttctctgggacatcaagtttctacagggccAGTTGCCTCCCATCCCAGAGATGTCAGATGAGCCAGTTGTTGCTACACATGCTCTACACTTTATGTATCAGGAGCCGTGGCCGGGACCACATATcctctttagttggtagtttagtcccgagGAACTCTGAAGGctccagttaattgatattgttgttcttcatattgggttccttcaggctttcccctaactctttcattgtggtccccaggcttagtccaatgg encodes:
- the LOC134478849 gene encoding uncharacterized protein LOC134478849, with translation MCSRGGMFSRILSLFRRDNHIHAGTRPRQREASPPSRWRRRRMERSLRRSKSDQKASSQPSMTPVEEERMKRLENIKIALQKMQKERDELRRILADYPGKNLNDRNNFESEMLMKQHEEVMTDMKKMSEQVNRALVKCTHLTLENDWYCRSFCPLLTELFELKNNAQRARHENRELLWEQIALEESIKETTRICGEASMKIRVKSNLRSEHCSRSFPRAQSRITALRDRTVHQEH